CATTCGGCTGTATCATTTTTGAATATCAAACATACAGAACAATGGAAAAAGATACTCACCGGGAACAGGTGAAGGGTGTATCGGGAAAAGACCCGGCCCTGTACCACAAGACAATCGAAGAACTCATTGAAGTAGCTGTTGAATTTCATGGAAATGGAAAGACCAGACGGGCAGAAAACATCTATCGCACCGTCCTTGAGTGTGTTCCGGAGAATATCCAGGTGAATTTCAATCTTGCTACTATCTGTCATAGTAACGGGTATGTGGAAGAAGCGATCGAACATTACAACCGGGTTTTGCAGCATGACCCGGACAATTACCAGGTGCTTTTTTATCTGGCTGGCGCTTATCGGGATCAGGGGGCCCTCGATGCTGCCGCAGACACCTATCTGAAGGCGATAGATTCCGAACCTGATCATGCTGATGCGTATTACAATCTCGGGATTGTCCACCAGCACAGGAATGAGTCGCACCAGGCCAGGAAATGCTATCTGAAAACGGTGGCACTGGATGATACCTATGCGCCCGCTTTCTATAATCTTGGTGCCATCAGCTATGAAAACGGCAACTATGATGAGTCGATAGGGTTTTATGAAAGGGCTCAGGTGCTTGCCCCCGACGATATCGACACCTGTTATAATCTGGCGTTGTCCCATACCCGGAAAGGGAATCTGATTGAAGCTGTGAAGCTCTATTCTTATGCCATCGAACTTTCTCCTGATGATGGTGATCTCCATAATTCCCTCGGTCAACTCTGGAAGCAGCTGAAGAATTATGACAGGGCAGAGAGTTGTTTCAGGGAGGCGGTCAAATTAAAACCAGATTATGGTGCCGCATACACGAACCTTGCTGTTATCCTCCATACCATCGGCAATGTTGACGAGGCCATAGAGTGTTACAGCAAGGCGATTGAATTTGGATATCAGACCGAGATCGCCGATCATATGCTGGCTGCTCTGATTGGTTCAAACAGGACATCAATGCCTGAAAACTATGTCAGGGACCTTTTTGATAGTTATGCCGATGGATTTGACGACTCGCTCGTTAACGAACTTGAGTATAACACTCCGTTATCATTGATGAAAACAGTTATGTGCCATGCCGGAGAGAAATGCCGTTTCGAATCGGTTCTTGATCTGGGTTGTGGGACCGGGCTTGCCGGCGAGACTTTTCGTGGGCTTTGTCACAGGTTGTCCGGGGTTGATATCTCGTCGAAAATGCTGGCTAAGGCAGAGGGGAAAGGGCACTATGATACACTTCACTGTTCTGATCTCATCGATTTTCTTGCGGCGACTGAAGAGCGCTATAACCTGATCATTGCGGCGGATGTTCTCAATTATATCGGGGCTTTAGGTCCTCTCTTTCATCATATCGGCAAAAGGCTTGATGACAAGGGATTGTTTGCCTTTTCTGTCGAAAAACCTGCCGGTGACGGTGGATGTTGTCTCCAACAGTCCGGTCGTTATGCGCACAGCAGGGATTTTGTGGAGAAGATCTGCTGTGAATCCGGCCTGGAAGTGAGAGAATGTCTCGAAACAGATATCCGTAAAGACAGGGGTGATTGGATCAAGGGTCAGATTTTTGTTCTCCGGAAATCTTTCCCTGATTTCTTCTGATTTCAATCTGGCTACCATCATGAAATACTATAAGAAGCTGAAAAATCATTTGGTTTATTCGACTGATCAGTCGCATCTCTGTTCCGGGTGTAATCAGCCTCACGTTGACTGCCGGTGTAGGACTGGTCAGAGAATACAGAGAGGTGACGGAATTGTCAGGGTGAGTCGTGAAACTAAAGGCCGCAAAGGGAGCGGCGTGACCCTGATCACCGGTCTCGAGCTTGATCATACCGGGTTGAAGCGGCTGGCAGGTACCCTGAAGAAAAAGTGCGGGTCAGGCGGGGCGGTCAAGAACGGTGTGATTGAAATTCAGGGAGATCACCGGCAGCTATTGATTGCAGAACTTGGAAAAGAGGGCTATAAGGTCAAGCTTGCCGGTGGCTGAATCGGCGGTTGTATCAGGAGATTCTATTGTTGCATTTCGGGGCGACAGATCATGCAAGGGTTCTCCAGGAATTTCTCTGAAGGGTAAGAATCTGATCTTTACCGGGAATGGCGACAATTTTTTAAAACCAACAAACTGAACAGGAAAAACAATGACTCTATGTCCGTGCAGTTCCGGGAATGAATATGCTGTGTGCTGCGAACCCTATCTTCAGGGTTTGAGTGCCGCTCCGACCGCAGAAGCCCTGATGCGTTCGCGATATACCGCCTATACGAAAGATGATTACGGGTACGTGATCCGGACCTGTCACAGTTCCACCCGCCCAGCGAGTGAAGATTTTGAAGATGAGGTGAAGATAGAGTGGACCGGCCTTGAAATTGTCGAGACTGAAAAAGGCCTTGAGAGTGACGATGATGGTGTTGTCGAATTCATCGCCAGATACAGCTATAACGGGAACGCACTTGGCCAGCATGAGCGGAGCAATTTTGTCAAGGAGGATGGCGAATGGTTTTATGTGGATGGAGAATTCGTCAAGCCGCCCCAGGCCCGCTCGGAGAAGATAGGACGCAATCAGCCCTGCACCTGCGGCAGCGGTAAAAAATACAAGAAGTGCTGTTACAGAAAGTAGCACTGTTGGTCGGGGACAGGAAACAACCTCTCCCATCTTCTTTTTCTCTACTACCTGAATCCGTGAGCGTTCGAGAACGGCACATCTGCTGCGTTGAAAACTCGTTGATATAACATATGTATTATCAACATCGTCGTCGCCTTGCATCTGTGCCGTTCTCGGACGCCCCGCAGGGCGGCGGGTGAATATCTGTTCCCGCCCCCGAGCAATAGCTTTGTAGGTAATTACAGTCACTTGAGGCGGCAGATTGCACTCAGCCGTCACGGATTCAGGTATTAGCCCGCCGTTTCTTCTTTTGTCTCCCTGATGCCGCCGTGAGGAGAAACTTATTGGGGATGCGATGATTCCGCTTCCTCCCTCCTTGCTTTCTCCAGAATGTAATTTACTCTTCACCTGTTATGTTATATTCTCCTTAAATGTTTGGAATTATTCTGGTTTCCATCATTTCTGCCTTTCATCTCTACGCTTTCAGGCGGTTATGTTCCATACCGGGGGTCAGGAGGCGGTTCCCGCTTAAACTCATCGGTGCAGGCGCATTTGTTCTCTGGTCGATTTTTTTCCTTGGCCGGGTTTATGGCCATGGCGGGCACTCGTCAGCTGCCTCGGTGCTGGAGTTTGCCGGCATGGTCTGGATGGCGGCTCTTTTCCTGATTACCGTTTCATTTCTGGTTATCGACCTGATCACTCTGTTCGGACTTGGTTTCAAAAAACAGCTCCCTGTTCTGCGAAGTTGTGCTTTAATGCTGGGGTTTCTCCTGACTTTGATCGCTCTCGTTCAGGGTTTGAGAGCTCCGTTGGTGAGTGAGCATGATGTCAGATTGTCCGGGCTGCCGGAAAGACTTGACGGCGCGGTGATGGTAGTCCTTTCCGATATGCACCTTGGCAACCAGATTGGGGCCGGCTGGCTTTCCAACCGGGTGGCTCAGGTTATGGCCGAAAAACCTGACATCATCCTTCTGGTCGGCGATATCTACGAAGGGCATGATCGGCCAGAGCCCGGGATTCTTGCCGCAATGCGTGAACTATCGGCCCCTCTTGGAGTCTGGGGCGTCCTCGGCAATCATGAATTTTATGGTGGTGAGGCGGTGATCAGGGCGCTGACGGATGAATCCGGGGTAACGGTTCTCAGAAACTCTTTCACGGAAATTGCGCCGGGATTGACCCTGGCAGGAGTGGAAGGGAAAAGATCCGACCGTCGTCCCGACACCTCTTCGACTGTTATCGAAAAGACCCTGCAGGATGTCCCTGAGGGCGCTTTGATCCTGATGTCCCATAAACCCTGGCAGGTGGAGAGTGCCGCGGCAAATGGTGTCGGGTTGATGCTTTCCGGGCACACCCATGGTGGGCAGATCTGGCCTTTCGGATATCTTGTAAAGCGGGTTTTCCCGAGAATCGCCGGGGCATATAAAATTGGTGAGATGGTTCTGATTGTCTGCCGCGGCACCGGGACCTGGGGGCCGAGAATGCGGCTCTGGCAGCCCGGAGAAATGTTGAAGATTACTCTCCTTCGTAAATAGTCCAGAGTTTTATCGAATCAGCACCTTTGCCCGATTCTCCGAGCTTTTGATCCTTTATCGACGAGGGAGATCATCTGTCAAAAGGAAGAATCCGCAGCGGAGCGTTCAGGGTTTCCATAAAGGCAACGAGCCGGCGGAGTTCATCCATGGTCAGCTCCTGGTCTTTCAGCTGGGGTGAGTGATCCTTGTAGAAGATCATCACGTCCATCATGGTCTTTGAGCTGCCGTCATGCATATAGGGCGGGTGGGCTGAACTGTTTCGCAGGCTGGGTGTTTTAAATGCCCCTTCCATAATCTCCCCAGTTTCCTTGATTTCCAGCGGGACCAGATTTAATGATCGGCACTCTTTGGGGTTCGCATCGCTGTATTCCCCCTTGCAGTTGAATACATCTTCCTGCATCAGTTTGATGCCTTCGGCGCGACCGCGGTCATACTCGCCCTTGCTCTGCTCAGAGACCCCGATATTATGGAATACCCCGTTGGTGAATAACGGAC
The sequence above is drawn from the Pseudomonadota bacterium genome and encodes:
- a CDS encoding tetratricopeptide repeat protein, producing MEKDTHREQVKGVSGKDPALYHKTIEELIEVAVEFHGNGKTRRAENIYRTVLECVPENIQVNFNLATICHSNGYVEEAIEHYNRVLQHDPDNYQVLFYLAGAYRDQGALDAAADTYLKAIDSEPDHADAYYNLGIVHQHRNESHQARKCYLKTVALDDTYAPAFYNLGAISYENGNYDESIGFYERAQVLAPDDIDTCYNLALSHTRKGNLIEAVKLYSYAIELSPDDGDLHNSLGQLWKQLKNYDRAESCFREAVKLKPDYGAAYTNLAVILHTIGNVDEAIECYSKAIEFGYQTEIADHMLAALIGSNRTSMPENYVRDLFDSYADGFDDSLVNELEYNTPLSLMKTVMCHAGEKCRFESVLDLGCGTGLAGETFRGLCHRLSGVDISSKMLAKAEGKGHYDTLHCSDLIDFLAATEERYNLIIAADVLNYIGALGPLFHHIGKRLDDKGLFAFSVEKPAGDGGCCLQQSGRYAHSRDFVEKICCESGLEVRECLETDIRKDRGDWIKGQIFVLRKSFPDFF
- a CDS encoding translation initiation factor Sui1; amino-acid sequence: MKYYKKLKNHLVYSTDQSHLCSGCNQPHVDCRCRTGQRIQRGDGIVRVSRETKGRKGSGVTLITGLELDHTGLKRLAGTLKKKCGSGGAVKNGVIEIQGDHRQLLIAELGKEGYKVKLAGG
- a CDS encoding SEC-C domain-containing protein; protein product: MTLCPCSSGNEYAVCCEPYLQGLSAAPTAEALMRSRYTAYTKDDYGYVIRTCHSSTRPASEDFEDEVKIEWTGLEIVETEKGLESDDDGVVEFIARYSYNGNALGQHERSNFVKEDGEWFYVDGEFVKPPQARSEKIGRNQPCTCGSGKKYKKCCYRK
- a CDS encoding metallophosphoesterase, with the protein product MFGIILVSIISAFHLYAFRRLCSIPGVRRRFPLKLIGAGAFVLWSIFFLGRVYGHGGHSSAASVLEFAGMVWMAALFLITVSFLVIDLITLFGLGFKKQLPVLRSCALMLGFLLTLIALVQGLRAPLVSEHDVRLSGLPERLDGAVMVVLSDMHLGNQIGAGWLSNRVAQVMAEKPDIILLVGDIYEGHDRPEPGILAAMRELSAPLGVWGVLGNHEFYGGEAVIRALTDESGVTVLRNSFTEIAPGLTLAGVEGKRSDRRPDTSSTVIEKTLQDVPEGALILMSHKPWQVESAAANGVGLMLSGHTHGGQIWPFGYLVKRVFPRIAGAYKIGEMVLIVCRGTGTWGPRMRLWQPGEMLKITLLRK